In the Nymphalis io chromosome 2, ilAglIoxx1.1, whole genome shotgun sequence genome, one interval contains:
- the LOC126773164 gene encoding serine/threonine-protein kinase Pak: MSSDEDKPPAPPVRLTSNRATDRGDSVASVDMRPLPKEPDDGGDRKKKTLKAKIKGSKSTAHSDNKPNISYPTNFEHTVHVGFDAVTGEFTGMPEAWARLLMASNISKQEQKSNPQAVLDVLKWYDASATQPPPSKYMTSAQMHTTHSGSSVSRVSSSSPSSSTPTDTEHPEPPPPPPSRPDRTKSIYTKPIEEEEAPPPRPTPAPASPPHVPHPALTTQSICSRGETGSALDRNKNPAGAQTPPVPLPALPAHAQPAPPSANGAPATDTGRATAQQQRKKKMTDEEILEKLRTIVSVGDPNRKYTKMEKIGQGASGTVYTAIETSTGMEVAIKQMNLSQQPKKELIINEILVMRENKHNNVVNYLDSYLVNEELWVVMEYLAGGSLTDVVTETCMDEGQIAAVCREVLQALHFLHTNHVIHRDIKSDNILLGLDGQVKLTDFGFCAQISPEQNKRTTMVGTPYWMAPEVVTRKQYGPKVDVWSLGIMAIEMIEGEPPYLNENPLRALYLIATNGKPDIKDKEKLSTVFQDFLDQCLEVDVERRATALDLLKHPFLKMARPLASLTPLIMAAKEAAKGH, from the exons AACCTGATGATGGTGGTGatagaaaaaagaaaacattaaaagcTAAAATAAAAGGTTCTAAGAGTACTGCACACAGTGATAACAAGCCAAATATTAGTTATCCAACTAATTTTGAACATACTGTCCATGTTGGTTTTGATGCAGTCACAGGAGAATTCACA ggTATGCCTGAGGCTTGGGCGAGGTTGCTGATGGCCTCTAACATCAGCAAGCAAGAGCAGAAGAGTAATCCGCAAGCAGTTCTCGATGTACTTAAATGGTACGATGCCTCCGCAACGCAACCACCGCCATCAAAGTATATGACCTCGGCACAGATGCATACCACACATTCAG GTTCCTCAGTGTCTAGAGTGTCGTCTAGTAGTCCATCCTCCTCAACGCCAACAGATACGGAACATCCAGAACCACCGCCGCCACCTCCTTCGCGACCGGATCGCACTAAGAGCatt tatACCAAGCCAATAGAGGAAGAGGAAGCGCCGCCCCCGAGGCCCACGCCCGCCCCCGCCTCGCCGCCCCACGTGCCGCATCCAGCTCTCACGACACAATct ATATGTAGCCGAGGAGAGACCGGGTCAGCTCTGGACCGTAACAAGAACCCAGCGGGTGCACAAACGCCGCCTGTGCCGCTCCCCGCACTGCCCGCGCACGCGCAGCCAGCGCCGCCGTCGGCTAACGGCGCTCCAGCTACTGACACTGG aaGGGCAACAGCCCAACaacaaagaaaaaagaaaatgacAGACGAAGAAATTTTAGAAAAGTTAAGGACAATTGTCAGTGTTGGCGATCctaatagaaaatatacaaaaatggaAAAAATTGGCCAAGG TGCTTCAGGCACGGTTTACACCGCGATTGAAACATCGACGGGTATGGAAGTCGCAATTAAACAAATGAACCTCAGCCAACAGCCTAAAAAAGAGCTTATAATAAACGAAATACTTGTTATGCGGGAGAACAAACACAATAACGTTGTCAACTATCTCGACAGTTATTTGGTTAATGAG GAGTTGTGGGTAGTGATGGAGTATCTAGCTGGTGGGTCTCTAACTGACGTGGTCACCGAGACGTGTATGGACGAGGGCCAGATCGCCGCGGTATGTCGCGAGGTGTTGCAGGCGCTGCACTTTTTGCACACGAACCACGTCATTCATCGCGACATCAAGTCTGATAATATATTGTTAGGCCTTGATGGACAGGTTAAGTTAA ctgACTTCGGTTTCTGTGCACAAATATCTCCTGAGCAAAACAAGAGAACAACGATGGTCGGCACGCCATATTGGATGGCGCCTGAAGTTGTTACAAGAAAACAATATGGCCCTAAG gtagACGTGTGGTCACTGGGAATAATGGCAATCGAAATGATCGAAGGCGAGCCTCCTTATCTAAACGAGAACCCGTTGCGCGCTCTTTACTTGATCGCAACCAACGGCAAGCCTGATATTAAGGATAAAGAGAAGCTCAGCACAGTCTTCCAGGACTTCCTCGATCAATGTCTCGAAGTTGATGTGGAGAGGCGAGCCACGGCTCTCGACTTGCTGAAG CACCCATTCCTAAAAATGGCGCGGCCGCTGGCGTCGCTAACGCCGCTGATCATGGCGGCGAAAGAGGCTGCCAAGGGCCATTAG